One window of Chloroflexus aggregans DSM 9485 genomic DNA carries:
- a CDS encoding sulfurtransferase TusA family protein, translated as MTTPNITIDKEIDARGSHCPGPMMELIRGIKSVPVGSVVAVLSSDPGSAKDIPIWVQKAGHEFIGAFPEQGYTRFVVRKMR; from the coding sequence ATGACAACCCCCAACATCACCATCGACAAAGAGATCGACGCGCGCGGGAGCCATTGTCCCGGTCCGATGATGGAACTGATCCGTGGGATCAAAAGTGTACCGGTTGGCTCGGTCGTGGCAGTCCTCTCCAGTGACCCCGGCTCAGCCAAAGATATTCCGATTTGGGTGCAGAAGGCTGGCCACGAGTTTATCGGGGCGTTTCCCGAACAAGGCTATACCCGCTTTGTGGTGCGCAAGATGCGCTAA
- a CDS encoding NAD(P)/FAD-dependent oxidoreductase, whose protein sequence is MAVKQIVVLGGGVGGTLVANLLAGQLTRKQAQITLIDRTGKHVYQPGWLYVPFGGAPPERWERNERSLLRRSVDLLIGDAVKIDPHERFVEMVDGAQLPFDYLIISTGARLDPDAVPGYREGAHHFYSAEAALRLHAALREFTGGKVVIGVADIPYKCPPAPLEFTFMLEDELRKRGLREKTEITYLSPIGRVFTIESVATFVTPMLEERGINYELFFNTESIDPVERTVSSLEGTTLPYDLLVLVPPHRGAKIIVDSGLGDGQGWLPTDRETLQHKQFPYIYGLGDATDLPVSKSGAAAHFEAKVIAHRIAGEIKGKPSDERYHGQVMCFLETGYGQATQLVFDYHHPPQPPKPSAYYHYEKALLNRAYWHLVPTGIV, encoded by the coding sequence ATGGCAGTCAAACAGATTGTGGTGTTGGGCGGTGGGGTAGGCGGCACGTTGGTCGCTAACTTGCTCGCTGGTCAATTGACGCGCAAGCAGGCGCAAATTACATTGATTGATCGCACCGGTAAGCATGTCTATCAGCCCGGTTGGTTATATGTACCGTTTGGCGGTGCGCCGCCGGAGCGTTGGGAGCGGAACGAACGTTCGCTGTTGCGTCGCTCGGTCGATTTGCTGATTGGTGATGCGGTGAAGATCGATCCGCACGAGCGTTTCGTTGAGATGGTCGATGGTGCGCAGTTGCCGTTCGACTACCTGATTATCTCGACCGGTGCCCGGCTTGATCCCGATGCGGTGCCCGGTTATCGCGAAGGTGCCCATCATTTCTATAGCGCTGAGGCAGCGTTGCGTCTGCACGCCGCGTTGCGTGAGTTTACCGGCGGCAAGGTGGTGATCGGCGTGGCTGATATTCCCTACAAGTGCCCGCCTGCTCCACTTGAGTTCACCTTTATGTTAGAGGATGAGCTGCGCAAACGTGGGTTGCGTGAGAAGACCGAGATTACGTACCTCTCGCCAATCGGGCGCGTCTTTACCATTGAGAGTGTTGCGACCTTTGTCACGCCGATGTTAGAAGAGCGCGGGATTAACTACGAGCTCTTCTTTAATACCGAATCGATTGACCCTGTTGAGCGGACAGTCTCGTCATTGGAGGGTACGACGCTGCCTTACGATCTGTTGGTGCTGGTGCCGCCGCATCGTGGCGCTAAGATCATCGTCGATTCGGGGCTTGGTGATGGGCAGGGTTGGTTGCCAACCGACCGCGAAACATTGCAGCACAAGCAGTTTCCGTATATCTACGGGCTGGGTGATGCGACCGATTTGCCGGTGAGTAAGAGTGGTGCTGCGGCCCACTTTGAAGCGAAGGTGATCGCCCACCGCATTGCCGGTGAGATTAAGGGCAAGCCGAGTGATGAGCGTTATCACGGGCAGGTGATGTGTTTTCTCGAGACCGGTTATGGTCAAGCAACGCAGTTGGTGTTCGATTATCACCATCCGCCGCAGCCGCCTAAGCCGAGTGCCTATTACCACTACGAGAAGGCATTGCTGAACCGGGCCTACTGGCATTTGGTGCCGACGGGGATTGTGTAA